The following are encoded together in the Pleurocapsa sp. FMAR1 genome:
- a CDS encoding TolB family protein has product MILRLFLLSFFLINGCSSSLLVQPEIIPGGINSNSVEEYPAYSSDGRYLAFASDRRGRRNIFLYDLESKQLVSLPNLNRRDSSQDQPALSDNGRYIAYVSTERGKTDVFVYDRQQQKTELLTVNIKGSVSQPTINGDGSKIAFQASQLGQWKIVILNRQISTNQ; this is encoded by the coding sequence ATGATTTTAAGATTATTCTTGCTAAGTTTTTTTTTAATTAATGGTTGTAGCAGTAGTTTATTAGTTCAACCAGAAATTATTCCTGGAGGTATCAACAGCAATTCTGTAGAAGAATATCCTGCCTATAGTTCGGATGGTCGTTACTTAGCTTTCGCCTCAGATCGTCGTGGTCGCAGAAATATCTTTCTTTACGACTTAGAATCTAAACAGCTTGTATCTTTGCCCAACCTCAATCGGCGAGATTCTAGTCAAGATCAACCTGCCTTGAGTGATAATGGTCGCTATATTGCCTATGTTTCTACGGAAAGAGGAAAAACAGATGTTTTTGTCTACGATCGCCAACAACAGAAAACAGAGCTATTGACTGTAAACATTAAAGGCTCTGTTTCCCAGCCTACAATCAACGGTGACGGTAGCAAAATTGCTTTTCAAGCTAGTCAACTTGGACAGTGGAAAATTGTTATTCTTAATCGGCAAATTTCTACTAACCAGTAA
- a CDS encoding lysylphosphatidylglycerol synthase domain-containing protein — translation MNRDRLTRWLYPVLGSLLLVFCLYILNRELGRYSLDDILDSLSRISDRQLYAAIAFTILNCLVISSYDLIAFLHLQYYLSIKRILFTTFITYAISNTTGFTLLIGGGIRYRFYSIWGVPAKSIAKIIALGNLSFWLGLLTLSGLTFVLNPLQLPKSISFDISLIRYLGIVCLILIGIYLFLCKRRKRLRIGKNIISFPKLTISLSQIAIFSLDWASATAVLYCLIPDYVGKSYLSFFSIYLFSMAISILSNIPGGIGIFETIIVFLLPKIPTTTILGSLLAYRAIRFLLPLLTAIILFCCFELKRKLRKSS, via the coding sequence ATGAATCGCGATCGCCTGACTCGTTGGCTTTATCCTGTCTTGGGATCTCTGTTGCTGGTTTTCTGTCTTTACATACTCAACCGAGAATTAGGGCGATATAGCCTGGATGATATTTTAGATAGCTTATCTAGAATAAGCGATCGCCAATTATATGCTGCGATCGCTTTTACTATTCTCAATTGTTTAGTAATTAGTAGTTATGATTTAATTGCTTTTCTACATCTCCAGTATTATCTGAGTATCAAGCGAATTTTATTTACCACCTTTATTACCTATGCTATTAGCAACACTACAGGTTTTACTCTACTTATTGGCGGAGGAATTCGCTATCGTTTTTACTCTATCTGGGGTGTCCCAGCTAAAAGTATTGCCAAGATAATTGCTTTAGGTAATCTTAGTTTTTGGTTAGGACTATTAACCTTAAGTGGTCTGACATTTGTTCTTAATCCCCTACAGTTACCTAAATCTATAAGTTTTGATATCTCACTAATTCGCTATTTAGGAATTGTTTGTTTAATCTTAATTGGAATTTATCTATTTTTATGCAAACGTAGAAAACGTTTAAGAATTGGCAAAAACATAATTTCTTTTCCTAAACTTACTATTTCGCTGTCTCAAATTGCCATATTTTCATTAGATTGGGCATCGGCAACAGCAGTTTTATATTGCCTAATTCCTGACTATGTAGGTAAATCTTACCTGAGCTTTTTTAGTATTTATTTGTTTAGTATGGCTATATCAATTTTGAGTAATATTCCTGGTGGGATTGGTATATTTGAAACCATCATTGTATTTTTGTTACCCAAGATTCCTACAACCACTATTTTAGGTTCACTTTTGGCATATCGAGCAATTCGTTTTTTATTGCCTTTGTTGACTGCAATTATCTTATTTTGCTGCTTTGAACTCAAGCGAAAACTCAGAAAAAGCTCTTAA
- a CDS encoding TldD/PmbA family protein, whose product MSKLFAEHKNRLTELIAAYSDRVDFLTIRLEQAEETNIFLRSNKIETLSESIALGGQVRACYRGGWGFAAFDDLTTLVARLEEAIAAAKIVGDSETILAPVEPVQAICQIPLKGSDPREIPLADKKALCDRYNDLLRGYHDCLTTTTVGYSDSSQKIIIATSEGSVIEQSWSDMEMRFSATARKEEVIQTGRETTGSRQAYEDLTQLDSQVNSAAQRAVDALSLPKIKGDIYTVVIDPILTGLFVHEAFGHLSEADMAYENPDLLETMSMGKRFGTDDLQIFDGAAPRESEQNYIHRGSYYYDDEGTPATTTQLIKDGVLVGRLHSRETAGKLDTKPTGNARCLNYHYSPIVRMTNTWIGRGNTPVKELFQGISKGVYARNWLGGMTNGEIFIFSAGEAWMIRNGELAEPVKDVTLSGNVFKTLADIEAIGDDFIWDESGGCGKGGQSGLAVGCGGPSLRIKNVTIGGDSS is encoded by the coding sequence ATGTCTAAGCTATTTGCTGAACACAAAAATCGATTAACTGAACTGATTGCTGCCTATAGCGATCGCGTTGACTTTTTGACTATTCGCCTAGAACAGGCAGAAGAAACAAACATCTTTCTACGTAGCAATAAAATAGAAACCCTAAGCGAGAGTATTGCTTTGGGGGGACAAGTTCGCGCCTGTTATCGCGGTGGTTGGGGTTTTGCAGCATTCGATGATTTGACAACCCTAGTAGCTAGACTTGAGGAGGCAATTGCTGCTGCAAAAATAGTAGGTGATTCAGAAACTATACTCGCCCCAGTTGAACCTGTACAAGCAATCTGTCAAATTCCCCTCAAAGGCAGCGATCCTCGTGAAATACCTTTAGCAGATAAAAAAGCGTTATGCGATCGCTATAATGACTTACTACGCGGTTATCATGACTGTCTAACCACTACCACTGTGGGCTACAGTGACAGTTCCCAAAAGATAATTATCGCCACATCCGAAGGCAGCGTCATTGAGCAATCTTGGTCAGATATGGAAATGCGCTTTTCAGCTACTGCTAGAAAAGAAGAGGTAATCCAAACAGGTAGAGAAACAACGGGATCTCGTCAGGCTTACGAAGATTTAACTCAGTTAGACTCACAGGTAAACAGTGCGGCACAAAGAGCGGTAGATGCCTTGTCCTTGCCCAAAATTAAAGGGGATATTTATACCGTAGTCATCGATCCCATTTTAACAGGACTGTTTGTCCATGAGGCTTTTGGACATTTATCTGAAGCAGATATGGCTTATGAAAATCCCGATCTGCTCGAAACAATGAGTATGGGAAAACGTTTTGGTACAGATGATTTACAGATATTTGATGGTGCTGCGCCCAGAGAATCCGAGCAGAACTATATTCATCGGGGTAGCTACTATTATGATGACGAAGGTACTCCCGCTACCACTACCCAACTAATTAAAGATGGAGTTTTGGTTGGTAGACTCCACTCTAGAGAAACCGCAGGTAAATTAGATACAAAACCCACAGGCAATGCACGCTGTCTTAACTATCACTACTCGCCGATAGTCAGAATGACTAATACCTGGATTGGTAGAGGCAATACTCCAGTAAAAGAATTATTTCAAGGAATCTCTAAGGGAGTTTATGCGCGCAATTGGTTGGGTGGAATGACAAATGGCGAAATATTTATCTTTAGTGCAGGAGAGGCTTGGATGATTCGTAATGGAGAATTAGCTGAACCTGTCAAGGACGTTACTCTTTCTGGTAATGTTTTCAAAACTCTGGCTGATATTGAAGCAATTGGCGATGATTTTATTTGGGACGAATCTGGAGGATGTGGCAAAGGAGGTCAATCTGGTCTTGCTGTAGGCTGTGGTGGCCCTAGCTTAAGAATCAAAAATGTCACAATTGGTGGAGATTCTAGTTAA
- a CDS encoding DUF554 domain-containing protein, producing the protein MIANLNFWAKTSGTWINVLTVLLGSSLGLLLSDRLSPKLQTIITQGIGLLTIWIGLTMANSLGKVQSGGIDGAILGLLSIVLGGVAGELLQIEEKLTNIGNWLKKKFRGKGLFTEGFVASSLLFCVGPMALIGSFNNGLNGDNTLLTLKATMDGVISIALANIYGIGVAFSILVIGIYQGGLSLIVGLVADTIPDPSNNPYLLIITGIGGLIIMAIGFNLLEIVKIRVASFLPAIAIAPLVYLFASYL; encoded by the coding sequence TTGATTGCGAATTTAAACTTTTGGGCGAAGACAAGCGGTACCTGGATTAATGTTCTTACCGTTTTGTTAGGGAGTAGTCTGGGCTTATTACTCAGCGATCGCCTTTCTCCTAAGCTCCAAACTATCATTACTCAAGGCATTGGCTTATTGACGATTTGGATTGGTTTAACTATGGCAAACAGTCTAGGCAAAGTTCAGTCTGGAGGTATTGATGGCGCAATTTTAGGACTACTGTCAATAGTGCTGGGAGGGGTTGCGGGAGAATTATTGCAAATTGAAGAAAAACTCACCAATATTGGTAATTGGCTCAAGAAAAAGTTTCGCGGCAAAGGATTATTTACCGAAGGTTTTGTTGCTAGTAGTTTGTTATTTTGTGTTGGTCCAATGGCTTTGATTGGTAGTTTTAATAATGGTCTAAATGGCGACAATACTTTATTAACTTTAAAAGCAACTATGGATGGAGTGATTTCTATTGCTCTGGCTAATATTTATGGCATTGGAGTTGCTTTTTCTATCTTAGTAATTGGGATTTATCAAGGCGGATTATCTTTAATTGTTGGTTTAGTAGCCGATACTATTCCCGATCCTAGTAATAATCCCTATCTGTTAATAATTACGGGCATTGGTGGTCTAATAATTATGGCGATCGGCTTTAACTTATTAGAAATTGTTAAAATTCGCGTCGCTTCTTTTTTACCTGCGATCGCTATTGCGCCTTTAGTTTATCTTTTTGCCAGCTATCTATAG
- a CDS encoding PDGLE domain-containing protein, with product MSNKHPDRNFAFIITGLGVALLIAIFVSPFASPNPDGLDRVSQDLKFGNRAAEDAPAHKLPFARVFDEYSLKGVPEGIATPMAGLVGTLVTFGLAWGVGKLVVRKSHSSADNHLSSHREE from the coding sequence ATGAGTAATAAACATCCAGATCGTAACTTCGCTTTTATTATTACTGGCTTAGGTGTGGCATTGCTAATTGCCATTTTTGTTTCTCCTTTTGCCAGCCCAAATCCCGATGGACTCGATCGCGTTTCCCAAGATTTGAAGTTCGGAAATCGCGCTGCTGAAGACGCACCAGCCCACAAATTGCCTTTTGCTCGAGTATTCGATGAATACTCTCTTAAAGGCGTACCCGAAGGAATAGCTACACCCATGGCAGGTTTAGTTGGAACTTTAGTTACTTTTGGTTTGGCGTGGGGAGTTGGCAAACTAGTGGTTAGAAAATCCCATTCATCTGCCGATAATCATCTTTCTTCTCATCGAGAAGAGTAA
- the cbiM gene encoding cobalt transporter CbiM: MHIPDGFLNLPVSLVTWVIAIALITVALNQVQAKYQERTVPIMGVCAAFIFAAQMINFPIPGGTSGHLLGGTLAGILLGPWAGTLVVSVVFIVQAVFFQDGGITVLGANIVNMGLIGTFGGYYLYRAIRSAIGRDSWRGMAIATAISAWTSVFIASLVAATELALSGTVPLNVAISAMAFWHVLIGIGEALITVAVVSFIWRTRPDLLYDPRQNKLSRSRPVVQR; encoded by the coding sequence ATGCATATTCCAGATGGGTTTTTAAACCTGCCAGTTAGTTTAGTAACTTGGGTTATTGCGATCGCCCTAATCACCGTCGCTTTGAATCAAGTACAGGCGAAATATCAAGAGCGGACAGTTCCCATTATGGGAGTCTGCGCTGCTTTTATTTTTGCTGCTCAAATGATTAATTTTCCCATACCAGGAGGAACTTCTGGTCATCTACTCGGAGGGACGTTAGCGGGAATCTTACTCGGTCCTTGGGCGGGTACTTTGGTAGTAAGCGTAGTGTTTATCGTTCAAGCGGTTTTCTTCCAAGACGGCGGAATTACTGTATTAGGAGCAAATATTGTCAATATGGGGCTAATAGGCACTTTTGGCGGTTATTATCTTTATCGGGCAATTCGCTCGGCGATCGGTCGCGATAGCTGGCGGGGAATGGCGATCGCTACAGCCATAAGTGCTTGGACAAGTGTATTTATTGCTTCACTTGTAGCTGCTACAGAACTAGCCCTATCAGGAACTGTACCTCTAAACGTAGCCATATCGGCAATGGCATTTTGGCACGTGCTAATTGGAATCGGCGAAGCATTAATTACCGTAGCGGTAGTCAGTTTTATTTGGCGGACTCGACCAGATTTGCTTTACGATCCTCGCCAAAACAAATTATCTCGTTCACGCCCAGTAGTACAGCGTTAA
- a CDS encoding DNA-binding response regulator, which produces MLDDILAPKPSSFKSLNVVIIESHRQGQQLNQLIKTARPNLQVILLNNSEQVFSLMYGEMTIDVLFFDIEEESDTDNLSLIKAISPQTSFIHWSDYQHPEVIELLYSLGVNSFCTKESDAAIILEAMDLAINYPQSLYLDEKLYQCLPLLQN; this is translated from the coding sequence ATGCTAGATGATATTTTAGCCCCAAAACCATCATCATTTAAATCCTTAAACGTCGTCATAATTGAATCTCATAGACAAGGACAACAGTTAAATCAACTTATAAAAACTGCCAGACCAAATCTTCAGGTAATTTTGCTAAATAATTCAGAACAGGTATTTTCTTTAATGTATGGTGAGATGACCATTGATGTCTTATTTTTTGATATTGAAGAAGAATCTGATACTGATAACTTGAGCTTAATCAAAGCTATTTCCCCCCAAACAAGTTTTATTCACTGGAGTGATTATCAACATCCAGAAGTAATTGAGCTTTTGTATTCTTTGGGAGTCAATTCTTTCTGCACCAAAGAAAGTGATGCTGCCATCATTTTGGAAGCTATGGATTTGGCAATTAATTATCCGCAATCTTTGTATTTAGATGAAAAACTATATCAATGTTTGCCCTTGTTACAAAATTAA
- the mnmE gene encoding tRNA uridine-5-carboxymethylaminomethyl(34) synthesis GTPase MnmE: MSLIQGETIVAIATAIVPQQGSVGIVRLSGAKSLEIAKALFSAPGKQDWSSHRIIYGYIRHPLTKETVDEALLLLMLAPRSFTREDVVEFHCHGGIMAVQSVLQLSIAQGARLAQPGEFSLRAFLNGRIDLTQAESIAELVAAQSVEASQLALAGIQGKLSSPINELRAACLDILAEVEARIDFEDDLPPLNEAETKQQIQAVLTQVENILATAEQGELLRSGLKVAIVGCPNVGKSSLLNAWSKSDRAIVTELPGTTRDVIESTLVVGGIPVQVLDTAGIRDTADRVEKIGVERSRTAAAKADLILLTIDATTGWTSEDRAIYQQVKHRPLILVINKTDLAIPQDAYPSEIKQIVHTSAANYKGIEDLEKAILSLVNQGATAADAEIAVNQRQAAALVRAKASLEQVQETVANQLPLDFWTIDLRGAIQALGEITGEEVTESVLERIFSRFCIGK; this comes from the coding sequence ATGTCTTTAATTCAGGGAGAAACTATAGTAGCGATCGCCACGGCAATTGTCCCCCAGCAGGGCAGTGTGGGTATAGTTCGTTTATCAGGAGCAAAATCTCTAGAGATCGCCAAAGCCCTATTCTCTGCCCCAGGGAAACAAGATTGGTCAAGTCATCGAATTATTTATGGTTATATCCGCCATCCCCTAACTAAAGAGACTGTAGATGAAGCACTGCTACTATTAATGCTTGCGCCTCGCTCTTTTACCCGTGAAGATGTAGTTGAATTTCACTGTCACGGGGGAATCATGGCAGTCCAATCAGTTTTACAATTGTCTATTGCTCAAGGAGCAAGATTGGCACAGCCAGGCGAGTTTAGCTTAAGGGCTTTCCTCAATGGCAGAATCGATTTAACCCAGGCTGAAAGTATTGCCGAACTTGTTGCTGCCCAGTCAGTTGAAGCATCCCAATTAGCTTTGGCAGGAATACAGGGAAAATTAAGCAGTCCTATAAATGAGTTACGGGCTGCCTGTCTTGATATATTGGCAGAGGTAGAAGCTCGGATCGATTTTGAAGATGATTTACCGCCTTTAAATGAGGCTGAAACCAAACAACAAATACAGGCTGTTTTAACCCAGGTAGAGAATATTTTAGCCACCGCAGAGCAAGGGGAATTACTGAGGAGTGGTTTAAAAGTTGCGATCGTTGGCTGTCCAAATGTTGGCAAATCTAGCTTGCTCAATGCCTGGAGTAAAAGCGATCGCGCCATTGTTACCGAGCTTCCTGGTACAACCCGCGACGTGATTGAATCTACTCTAGTTGTGGGAGGAATTCCCGTTCAGGTATTAGACACCGCAGGTATTAGAGATACTGCCGATCGGGTAGAAAAAATTGGTGTAGAGCGATCGCGCACCGCAGCAGCCAAAGCCGACTTGATTCTGTTAACCATCGATGCAACCACAGGCTGGACAAGCGAAGATCGGGCAATATATCAGCAGGTAAAACACCGACCTTTAATTTTAGTAATTAATAAAACTGATTTAGCTATTCCTCAAGATGCTTATCCTTCAGAAATTAAGCAGATAGTTCATACCAGCGCAGCTAACTATAAGGGAATTGAAGATTTGGAAAAAGCTATTTTGTCCTTGGTTAATCAAGGAGCAACTGCTGCTGATGCTGAAATAGCCGTTAATCAAAGGCAAGCCGCAGCTTTAGTTCGAGCCAAAGCATCTTTAGAGCAGGTACAAGAGACTGTTGCTAATCAACTACCCTTAGACTTCTGGACAATCGATCTGCGAGGCGCAATTCAGGCTTTAGGGGAAATTACGGGGGAAGAGGTCACAGAGTCTGTCTTAGAACGTATTTTTAGCCGTTTTTGTATTGGCAAGTAA
- the cbiQ gene encoding cobalt ECF transporter T component CbiQ, which translates to MLLLHLGAFYLDIDSKQATFWHSLAPRTRLLCALLMVFAIALTPNGRWWTWAIYGLGVLGVVFFSRVTKKVLFKRIVVEFAFIGVVLLGTLFRDGGEVLWSWGILRITTEGLTVLGSVTTKALLSLLTLNILTLTTSVPALLNALTALRVPPLLVATLASMYRYIGVLIREFQAMRKAAASRNLSNSSVWQRLVIGNMMGTLFIRTYERGERVYQAMLARGYQGIPVVEKVPSGGRRDAIVITLTTALALLGQAIYLPQW; encoded by the coding sequence ATGCTATTGCTACATCTTGGGGCGTTTTATTTAGACATCGATAGCAAACAAGCTACTTTCTGGCATTCTCTTGCTCCCCGTACTCGTCTATTGTGTGCCTTACTCATGGTATTTGCGATCGCCCTAACCCCAAATGGACGCTGGTGGACTTGGGCAATCTACGGGTTAGGAGTATTAGGCGTAGTTTTTTTCAGTCGCGTAACCAAAAAAGTATTGTTTAAAAGGATCGTCGTTGAGTTTGCTTTTATTGGTGTTGTGCTGCTGGGAACTTTATTTCGAGACGGCGGTGAAGTTCTTTGGTCTTGGGGAATACTACGAATTACCACAGAAGGCTTAACTGTTTTGGGTAGTGTCACGACCAAGGCTTTATTATCGCTGCTGACGCTAAACATACTAACTCTTACTACTTCAGTTCCAGCCCTGCTTAATGCTTTGACCGCCTTACGAGTACCTCCACTGTTGGTTGCTACTTTGGCATCAATGTATCGCTATATCGGCGTTTTAATTAGAGAGTTTCAGGCAATGCGTAAAGCTGCTGCGTCTCGCAACCTATCTAATAGTAGCGTTTGGCAAAGGCTCGTTATTGGCAACATGATGGGTACTTTATTTATTCGCACTTACGAGCGAGGAGAACGAGTTTATCAAGCGATGCTAGCCCGTGGTTATCAGGGAATACCTGTAGTCGAAAAAGTACCATCTGGCGGACGACGAGATGCAATTGTAATTACCTTGACCACAGCTTTAGCATTACTAGGACAAGCTATTTATTTACCGCAGTGGTAG
- a CDS encoding sugar transferase → MLYSKQRSKYSSTLLVYSSTSRVVIVSLLIIGDILGLLLCFNIALKLRLSKSLDLGSPVLYALIAIYLFGLYLTDTYKLNRQVSGVRLSERAVLSIVITMAAVTSGIYLTGLWGSEFLVGRGVLLISGCLFSIWAVTSRMVADKWFKANQQNSRFLVLGDYQKVIEFGKEHRKLNSRAEFVSFSDKLATNSSSSLEQNFSRGDNNSLILDKINSLSSTWKQQHWSGILIDGAERNLSEQMIRELMDIRLKGVYVYSIADFCEQFWQKIPPAYVQDDWFAFTSGFNILHSRIKAKLKQLIDFLVAAVLLIATLPITVPIALAIKFSSEGPIFYSQIRTGLNGKKFRVYKFRSMYQNAEAKGIQWAKKKDPRITRVGNFIRLTRIDELPQLWNVFKGDMSLVGPRPERPEFDINLRDEIPYYDVRYLVKPGITGWAQVCYPYGASVEDSYQKVAYDLYYIKNYSLFLDLSIALKTLRVVFLGKGR, encoded by the coding sequence ATGCTATACAGTAAACAACGGTCTAAATATTCATCGACCTTGCTGGTATATAGTAGTACCTCCCGTGTGGTTATTGTCTCCTTACTAATTATTGGAGACATCCTTGGTTTACTATTGTGTTTCAATATAGCTCTTAAATTACGACTATCCAAATCCCTTGACTTAGGTTCGCCAGTTCTCTATGCTTTGATAGCTATATATCTGTTTGGATTATATTTAACCGACACTTACAAGCTAAATAGACAGGTTTCTGGTGTACGCCTTTCAGAAAGAGCCGTCTTAAGTATTGTGATAACTATGGCAGCAGTCACCTCTGGTATCTACCTTACAGGTTTGTGGGGTAGTGAGTTTCTAGTTGGCAGAGGCGTACTATTAATTAGTGGGTGCCTTTTTTCTATTTGGGCAGTAACCAGCCGAATGGTTGCTGATAAATGGTTTAAAGCAAATCAGCAAAATAGTAGATTTTTAGTATTAGGAGACTATCAAAAGGTTATCGAGTTTGGTAAGGAACACCGCAAGCTAAATTCGCGTGCTGAATTTGTTTCCTTTTCAGATAAACTGGCTACCAATAGTTCTAGTTCTCTGGAGCAAAATTTTAGCAGAGGAGATAACAACTCTTTAATTTTAGACAAGATAAATAGTCTAAGCTCAACTTGGAAACAGCAACATTGGTCAGGAATTTTGATTGATGGGGCAGAGCGTAATTTATCTGAGCAAATGATTCGAGAATTAATGGATATAAGGCTCAAAGGGGTATATGTCTATAGCATAGCTGATTTCTGCGAACAGTTTTGGCAAAAAATTCCCCCCGCTTATGTTCAAGATGATTGGTTTGCCTTTACCTCTGGTTTTAACATTTTACACAGCCGCATTAAGGCAAAATTAAAGCAGCTAATCGACTTTTTGGTTGCAGCAGTTTTGTTGATTGCAACTTTGCCTATTACAGTTCCCATTGCCTTAGCCATTAAGTTTAGCAGTGAGGGCCCAATATTTTATTCTCAGATAAGAACGGGTCTAAATGGTAAAAAGTTTCGGGTATATAAATTCCGTTCTATGTACCAAAACGCTGAGGCTAAAGGCATTCAGTGGGCAAAGAAAAAAGATCCTCGCATCACCCGTGTTGGCAACTTTATCCGCTTAACTAGAATTGATGAACTACCTCAACTGTGGAATGTCTTTAAAGGAGATATGAGCTTGGTAGGGCCTCGTCCTGAGCGTCCAGAATTTGATATTAATCTCAGAGACGAAATACCTTACTATGATGTTCGCTATTTAGTTAAGCCAGGGATTACTGGTTGGGCGCAAGTTTGTTATCCTTATGGTGCTTCAGTTGAAGATTCATATCAGAAGGTAGCTTACGATCTTTATTACATCAAAAATTACTCTCTCTTTTTAGACTTATCGATCGCCTTGAAAACTCTTAGAGTAGTGTTCTTAGGCAAAGGCAGATAG
- the queC gene encoding 7-cyano-7-deazaguanine synthase QueC — translation MMKKAVVLLSGGLDSATTAAIAIEQGYQLIALSFRYGQKHHKEIESAKKIAIALNIQKHFIIDVNLSQWGGSSLTDDSMTIPQAGLQADVIPSTYVPGRNTVFIAIALSLAEAQNAQAIYLGINAVDYSGYPDCRPEYLQSYQHLANLSSKAGIEGHAPQLVAPLVEDSKTDIVRRALNLNVPIADTWSCYQGGDTPCGLCDSCRIRDRALIEVGRSDLVTQALNYD, via the coding sequence ATTATGAAAAAAGCAGTAGTTTTACTTTCTGGAGGTTTAGATTCGGCTACCACTGCTGCAATTGCTATTGAGCAAGGTTATCAGTTAATTGCTCTTTCTTTTCGTTATGGTCAAAAACATCATAAAGAGATAGAGTCTGCCAAAAAAATTGCCATTGCCCTCAACATCCAGAAGCACTTTATTATCGATGTTAATTTGTCTCAGTGGGGTGGATCTTCATTAACCGATGACTCGATGACTATTCCTCAAGCTGGTTTGCAAGCAGATGTAATTCCCTCTACCTATGTACCAGGGCGCAACACGGTTTTTATTGCGATCGCTCTTTCTTTAGCCGAAGCTCAAAATGCTCAAGCAATTTACCTGGGCATCAATGCAGTAGACTATTCTGGTTACCCTGATTGTCGTCCCGAATATTTGCAGTCGTATCAACACTTAGCCAATTTATCATCTAAAGCTGGAATTGAAGGTCACGCCCCGCAGCTAGTTGCTCCTTTGGTGGAAGATTCTAAAACAGATATCGTGCGTCGCGCCCTAAATTTAAACGTTCCCATTGCCGATACTTGGTCATGTTATCAAGGTGGAGATACTCCCTGTGGTTTATGTGATTCTTGTCGTATCCGCGATCGCGCTTTAATTGAAGTCGGACGCTCTGATTTAGTTACTCAAGCACTTAATTATGATTAA
- a CDS encoding energy-coupling factor ABC transporter ATP-binding protein, which produces MHHNPIVIKNLTYAYPDGTKALNNINLAIEAGERVALIGANGSGKSTLQLHLNGIILPQSGSIKVGEWLIDSDNLRDIRNFVGLVFQNPDNQLFMPTVWDDVTFGPKNRGWRDEELAERAKNAMMMVDIDPEYYGSRNTENLSGGEKKRIAIAGVLAMEPQVLVLDEPSAQLDPRSRRQLIELLKNLSLTQLVATHDLDLALELCDRTVVLSQGQIVYDGATEKIMSNPDFLVQHSLESPLSYSRPYCLLEDTPKSHNSRLRLIN; this is translated from the coding sequence ATGCACCACAATCCCATCGTTATTAAAAATCTTACCTATGCTTACCCTGATGGAACCAAGGCTTTAAACAACATTAATTTAGCCATCGAAGCGGGTGAACGAGTAGCACTTATCGGTGCTAATGGTTCGGGCAAGTCAACTTTACAATTACACCTCAATGGAATTATTTTGCCCCAATCAGGAAGTATTAAAGTAGGAGAATGGTTAATTGATTCAGATAATTTGCGCGACATTCGCAATTTTGTCGGCTTAGTCTTTCAAAATCCAGATAATCAGCTATTTATGCCTACAGTTTGGGATGATGTCACTTTTGGTCCTAAAAATCGTGGCTGGCGAGATGAAGAGTTAGCCGAGCGAGCTAAAAACGCCATGATGATGGTTGATATCGATCCAGAATATTATGGGTCAAGAAATACCGAAAATTTATCGGGGGGAGAGAAAAAACGAATTGCGATCGCTGGGGTTTTGGCAATGGAACCCCAGGTGTTAGTTTTAGATGAACCTTCGGCACAGTTAGATCCTCGTTCTCGTCGTCAATTGATTGAGCTATTAAAAAATTTGTCTTTAACTCAACTAGTGGCAACCCACGATTTAGACTTAGCTTTAGAACTTTGCGATCGCACTGTCGTTTTAAGTCAAGGTCAGATTGTATACGATGGAGCAACTGAAAAAATTATGAGTAATCCCGATTTTTTGGTACAGCATTCATTAGAGTCCCCTTTATCTTATAGTCGTCCCTATTGTTTGCTAGAAGATACGCCAAAGAGCCATAATTCCCGTCTAAGGCTAATTAATTAG